In Sulfitobacter albidus, the following proteins share a genomic window:
- the rimM gene encoding ribosome maturation factor RimM (Essential for efficient processing of 16S rRNA), translating into MSAERICVGAIAGAYGVRGELRVKSFCAVPEDLETYKPLTTEDGSRQFSLALIRPIKNGFSARIAEITTKEDADALRGTQLYASRDQLPSLPDDEFYHADLIGLEVTDTGGTLLGRVKTVQNHGADDLLELQLVGGSATVFLPFTKAAVPTVDLTAGRIVADPPEGLLPDRRDAEAE; encoded by the coding sequence ATGAGCGCGGAGCGGATCTGCGTCGGCGCCATCGCGGGCGCCTACGGCGTGCGCGGCGAGCTGCGGGTGAAAAGCTTTTGCGCCGTGCCAGAGGATCTGGAAACCTACAAACCGCTGACGACCGAGGACGGCAGCCGCCAGTTCTCCCTCGCGCTGATCCGCCCGATCAAGAACGGCTTTTCCGCGCGCATCGCCGAGATCACCACCAAGGAAGATGCCGACGCTCTGCGCGGCACACAGCTCTACGCCAGCCGCGATCAACTGCCCTCGTTGCCCGACGATGAATTCTACCACGCCGATCTGATCGGGCTCGAGGTGACGGATACCGGCGGCACCCTGCTGGGCCGCGTGAAAACCGTGCAGAACCACGGTGCCGACGATCTGCTGGAGCTGCAATTGGTCGGCGGCTCGGCCACGGTGTTCCTGCCGTTTACCAAGGCCGCCGTGCCCACCGTGGATCTGACCGCAGGGCGCATCGTCGCCGATCCGCCCGAGGGGCTGCTGCCTGACCGCCGGGATGCCGAGGCCGAATGA
- the trmD gene encoding tRNA (guanosine(37)-N1)-methyltransferase TrmD: MSDAPARSHGTRRVAPTLKPRELLQATPDYAGAFQAHVITLFPELFPGVLGASLTGRALQEGRWQLHAHDLRQHGLTKHRNVDDTPAGGGAGMVLRADVVGPAIEAVMHGARGRWPILYMSPRGRRFDQAMARDLATCSGVTMLCGRFEGVDERVIEHYGITEVSLGDFVMTGGELAAQAMIDATVRLIPGVLGNAESTVEESHSAGLLEHPQYTKPAEWQGRPIPPVLQSGNHAEIAKWRREMSEKLTRTRRPDLWAAREDG, from the coding sequence ATGAGCGATGCCCCTGCCCGCTCCCACGGGACGCGCCGTGTGGCGCCGACGCTCAAGCCGCGCGAGCTGTTGCAGGCGACGCCCGATTACGCGGGCGCGTTTCAGGCGCATGTGATTACCCTGTTTCCGGAACTGTTCCCCGGTGTGCTGGGGGCAAGCCTCACAGGCCGCGCCCTGCAGGAGGGGCGTTGGCAGCTGCACGCCCATGATCTGCGCCAGCACGGGCTGACCAAACACCGCAACGTCGATGACACGCCCGCAGGCGGCGGCGCGGGCATGGTGCTGCGCGCCGATGTGGTGGGCCCCGCGATCGAAGCCGTGATGCACGGCGCGCGGGGCCGCTGGCCGATCCTCTACATGTCGCCGCGTGGGCGGCGTTTCGATCAGGCGATGGCGCGGGATCTGGCCACGTGTTCCGGCGTGACGATGCTGTGCGGCCGGTTCGAGGGCGTGGACGAGCGCGTGATCGAACACTACGGCATCACCGAAGTCTCGCTGGGGGATTTTGTCATGACCGGCGGCGAGCTGGCGGCGCAGGCGATGATCGACGCCACCGTGCGGCTGATCCCCGGCGTGCTGGGCAACGCCGAAAGCACGGTGGAGGAAAGCCATTCCGCCGGGCTGCTGGAGCATCCGCAATACACCAAACCCGCCGAATGGCAGGGCCGCCCGATCCCGCCCGTGCTGCAATCGGGCAATCACGCCGAAATCGCCAAATGGCGGCGCGAGATGTCGGAAAAGCTGACCCGCACCAGGCGCCCCGATCTGTGGGCGGCGCGCGAGGATGGCTGA
- a CDS encoding polysaccharide deacetylase translates to MADWGALAAELALWRDAGLAPRLWWRDDDAQTVTPALERLLSLAQTHHVPAHISVIPEGLAADLAPRLNACPQALVLQHGLRHVNHEPKGAPASEVGATRPLDAQRADLAEGWAILSAAGFDRLLPALVPPWNRIGDATRARLPDWGYRYLSNYEGRGEASPVPGLGQIDAHLDPIRWKCDRVFRGEGKMLAMLLDHLRTRRAGDPRAPIGYVTHHLQTEDAVWDFSDRLFAATPGLWHALPDLED, encoded by the coding sequence ATGGCTGACTGGGGTGCGCTGGCGGCTGAACTGGCGCTGTGGCGCGACGCGGGGCTGGCGCCGCGCCTGTGGTGGCGCGACGACGACGCGCAAACCGTGACACCCGCGTTGGAGCGCCTGTTGAGCCTCGCGCAGACGCATCACGTGCCCGCCCATATCTCTGTCATTCCCGAAGGGCTCGCCGCCGATCTGGCACCCAGGCTCAACGCCTGCCCGCAAGCGCTGGTCCTGCAACACGGGCTGCGCCACGTGAACCATGAACCCAAGGGCGCGCCTGCCTCGGAAGTCGGCGCAACCCGGCCGCTGGACGCGCAACGCGCCGATCTGGCCGAGGGGTGGGCGATCCTGTCGGCTGCGGGGTTTGACCGCTTGCTGCCCGCGTTGGTCCCGCCGTGGAACCGCATCGGTGATGCCACCCGCGCACGGCTGCCCGACTGGGGCTACCGCTACCTGTCGAACTACGAGGGACGCGGGGAGGCCAGCCCGGTGCCCGGGCTTGGCCAAATCGACGCGCATCTTGATCCGATCCGCTGGAAATGCGACCGCGTCTTTCGCGGCGAGGGCAAGATGCTGGCGATGCTGCTGGATCACCTGCGCACCCGCCGCGCGGGCGACCCGCGCGCGCCCATCGGCTACGTGACGCATCATTTGCAGACCGAGGACGCGGTGTGGGATTTTAGCGACCGGCTCTTTGCCGCGACCCCCGGCCTGTGGCACGCCCTGCCGGATCTGGAGGACTGA
- a CDS encoding GNAT family N-acetyltransferase, with protein sequence MDVTFATPDQRHEIEEFMHAAFPRAKWGRDGWTRLLASRWLEGGEFAVQARDGGALVGVMGMNDSLRHTARGWQRYRNLTSWYVLKSHRGLGLGETLMHNAMADPEVTSTNLTSAKAALPLVDRIGFRVLDDTRFVWRREGSGLAHTRDPLADGTLGAVDARVLRDHADMGLAPFQIETPDGPCTLVLSVKQKSDDHVTHEVVYAGQPDLLARHAQAIADTVLPDTPAVFSVDSRLAPGAQPPVAEPIAVPRFYKGTTLAPAEIDHMYSEVVLMGMKLY encoded by the coding sequence ATGGACGTCACATTCGCCACCCCCGACCAACGCCACGAGATCGAGGAATTCATGCACGCGGCCTTCCCGCGCGCAAAATGGGGCCGCGACGGCTGGACCCGGCTGTTGGCCTCGCGCTGGCTGGAGGGCGGGGAATTCGCCGTGCAGGCGCGCGACGGCGGCGCGCTGGTGGGCGTCATGGGCATGAACGACAGCCTGCGCCACACCGCGCGGGGCTGGCAGCGCTACCGCAACCTCACGTCGTGGTACGTGCTGAAATCGCACCGGGGGCTGGGGCTGGGGGAGACGCTGATGCACAACGCAATGGCCGACCCGGAGGTGACATCGACCAACCTCACCAGCGCCAAGGCGGCGCTGCCGCTGGTGGACCGCATCGGGTTTCGGGTGCTCGATGACACGCGGTTCGTGTGGCGCCGGGAGGGGAGCGGCCTTGCGCACACGCGCGACCCGTTGGCGGACGGCACGCTGGGCGCGGTGGACGCACGGGTGCTGCGCGATCACGCGGATATGGGGCTTGCGCCCTTCCAGATCGAGACGCCCGACGGCCCCTGCACGCTGGTGCTGAGCGTCAAGCAAAAGAGCGACGATCACGTCACGCATGAGGTCGTCTATGCCGGCCAGCCCGATCTGCTCGCCCGTCACGCGCAGGCCATCGCTGATACGGTCCTGCCCGACACGCCTGCGGTTTTCAGCGTCGACAGCCGCCTCGCCCCCGGCGCGCAGCCCCCCGTGGCAGAGCCCATCGCGGTGCCGCGTTTCTACAAGGGCACCACCCTCGCCCCCGCCGAGATCGACCATATGTATTCCGAAGTCGTGCTGATGGGGATGAAGCTTTATTGA
- a CDS encoding DUF1328 family protein, whose product MLEIILILLVVAAVAALLGFGRISGVALAGAKLLIGVVLVLFLLVLLGVIAIA is encoded by the coding sequence ATGCTGGAAATCATCCTCATTCTGCTCGTCGTTGCCGCGGTCGCGGCGTTGCTCGGCTTTGGCCGTATTTCGGGGGTCGCGCTGGCGGGTGCGAAATTGCTGATTGGCGTCGTGCTGGTGTTGTTCCTGCTGGTGCTGCTGGGCGTGATTGCCATCGCCTGA
- the rplS gene encoding 50S ribosomal protein L19: MNLIAQIEAEQIAELAKEIPDFRAGDTIRVGFRVTEGTRTRVQNYEGVCISRKNGKGIAGSFTVRKISFGEGVERVFPLHSTNIDSITVVRRGRVRRAKLYYLRSRRGKSARITENANYKPLKA; encoded by the coding sequence ATGAACCTGATCGCACAGATTGAGGCGGAACAAATCGCCGAGCTGGCCAAGGAGATCCCCGATTTCCGCGCCGGTGACACCATTCGCGTGGGCTTCCGCGTGACAGAAGGCACACGCACCCGTGTGCAGAACTACGAAGGCGTCTGCATCAGCCGCAAGAACGGCAAGGGCATTGCCGGGTCCTTCACCGTTCGCAAGATTTCCTTTGGCGAGGGCGTGGAGCGTGTGTTCCCCCTGCACTCGACCAACATCGACAGCATCACCGTGGTCCGCCGTGGCCGTGTGCGTCGTGCGAAGCTCTACTATCTGCGGTCGCGCCGTGGTAAATCCGCGCGTATCACCGAAAACGCCAACTACAAGCCACTCAAAGCGTAA
- the rpmE gene encoding 50S ribosomal protein L31 produces the protein MKADTHPEYHTINVKMTDGTILEMKSTWGKEGDQLSLDIDPTVHPAWTGGSSRLMDTGGRVSKFKNKYAGLGF, from the coding sequence ATGAAAGCCGATACACATCCCGAATATCACACCATCAACGTCAAGATGACCGATGGCACGATCCTCGAAATGAAATCGACATGGGGCAAGGAAGGCGACCAGCTGTCGCTCGACATCGATCCCACGGTGCACCCCGCGTGGACAGGCGGCTCCAGCCGTTTGATGGACACCGGCGGCCGCGTGTCGAAGTTCAAGAACAAATACGCCGGTCTGGGCTTCTGA
- a CDS encoding nuclear transport factor 2 family protein: MTLRADIIARERAVWDALVQGDAAADAAALDGSFLGVYPDGFAGKADHVNQLKAGPTVAAYTLEDVTVRALGPDHALISYRATFTRAGRSTPEEMYVSSLWQRAGVGWVNIFSQDTPAS, from the coding sequence ATGACCCTGCGCGCCGATATCATCGCCCGCGAGCGCGCGGTCTGGGACGCGCTTGTGCAGGGCGATGCCGCCGCCGATGCGGCGGCGCTGGACGGTAGTTTTTTGGGTGTCTATCCCGACGGCTTTGCGGGCAAAGCCGATCACGTGAACCAGCTGAAAGCCGGGCCAACGGTCGCCGCCTACACGCTTGAGGATGTGACCGTGCGCGCGCTCGGCCCCGATCACGCCCTGATAAGTTACCGCGCGACGTTCACGCGCGCGGGCCGCAGTACGCCTGAAGAGATGTACGTCAGCTCCCTCTGGCAGCGGGCGGGCGTGGGATGGGTCAATATCTTCAGTCAGGATACGCCGGCGTCGTAA
- a CDS encoding LysR family transcriptional regulator: MLNFHHLRYFHAVAHEGHLTRAAERMNLSQSALSAQIRALEDRLGHALFDRVGRRLQLTEVGRIVLDHADRIFDTGAELEAVLAQTGDAVPPLRVGALSTLSRNFQLQFLRPALGRCEVILKSGGAGMLLEMLEALGLDVVLSTAPPDVATAGRFTTHAIAAQPVGLHGAPARLAHDSLRDLLSTEPLILPTGAIRIGFDSLLARLGVTPTIAAEVDDMAMVRLLAREDAGVALAPDVVLADEIASGRIATAPFDLDLTERFYAITVPRGFPHPLLAELTTPAYPD; the protein is encoded by the coding sequence ATGCTGAATTTCCATCACCTCAGATACTTTCACGCGGTCGCCCACGAGGGGCATCTGACCCGCGCCGCGGAGCGGATGAACCTCTCGCAATCCGCGCTTTCCGCCCAGATCCGAGCGTTAGAGGATCGTCTGGGCCATGCGCTGTTTGACCGTGTCGGGCGGCGCTTGCAGCTGACAGAGGTGGGGCGGATCGTGCTGGATCATGCTGACCGGATTTTTGATACGGGCGCTGAATTGGAAGCGGTGCTGGCCCAAACCGGCGATGCGGTGCCGCCGTTGCGGGTGGGAGCGCTGTCGACGCTGTCGCGGAACTTCCAGCTGCAATTCCTGCGGCCCGCGCTGGGCCGCTGCGAGGTGATCCTGAAATCCGGCGGGGCGGGGATGCTGCTGGAGATGCTGGAGGCGCTGGGCCTCGACGTTGTGCTCTCCACCGCGCCGCCCGATGTGGCAACCGCCGGGCGCTTTACCACCCACGCCATCGCGGCACAGCCGGTGGGGCTGCACGGGGCGCCCGCGCGGCTGGCGCACGACAGCCTGCGCGACCTGCTGAGCACCGAGCCGTTGATCCTGCCGACCGGTGCGATCCGCATTGGCTTCGACAGCCTGCTCGCCCGGCTGGGCGTCACACCCACCATCGCGGCAGAGGTCGACGATATGGCCATGGTGCGCCTGCTGGCGCGCGAGGATGCGGGCGTGGCGCTCGCCCCCGACGTGGTGCTGGCCGATGAGATCGCAAGCGGACGCATCGCCACCGCACCCTTTGATCTGGACCTGACCGAACGGTTCTACGCTATCACCGTGCCGCGCGGTTTTCCCCACCCATTGCTCGCGGAGCTTACGACGCCGGCGTATCCTGACTGA